In one window of Drosophila mauritiana strain mau12 chromosome X, ASM438214v1, whole genome shotgun sequence DNA:
- the LOC117146643 gene encoding uncharacterized protein LOC117146643, whose amino-acid sequence MMNMLFGNCVGSCDQLAGPPPDFILSMPPPPLPSFLISKPATVDILVPSNESQPCFAAFMCGHGMQHNESGNALMELVRSDSKSLESVWLFVSSCIGIFVFGCFLALIVMRCRDSSFFSYHDANIKQTAINALGEATKSNAFTSGGILYPCATANSRDLLQSQLVNDSRLLWATLTPHGTRHFIIENSQDGHYESVDYRGKSHSQVFRGYEKHSQSFVKSFDNNGFVDYDYEDPTPLMDSYHDDMDSGYQEPHEVTGSLKSSAMRAVESLNDTPTSGGSSSNYHASANQIGNTKSVSRKTTLSRRISDASSQNGTSM is encoded by the exons ATGATGAACATGCTCTTTGGAAATTGTGTGGGCAGCTGTGACCAGCTGGCCGGTCCACCGCCGGATTTTATACTATcgatgccgccgccgccgctgccgtcCTTCCTAATCTCGAAGCCGGCGACGGTGGACATCCTGGTGCCCTCCAATGAGTCGCAGCCGTGCTTTGCCGCCTTCATGTGTGGCCATGGGATGCAGCACAACGAGAGTGGGAACGCGCTGATGGAGCTGGTGCGGAGCGATTCCAAGAGTCTGGAGAGCGTCTGGCTGTTCGTCTCGTCCTGCATCGGGATCTTTGTGTTCGGCTGCTTCCTGGCCCTCATCGTGATGCGGTGCAGAGA CAGCTCCTTCTTCTCGTACCACGACGCCAATATCAAGCAGACGGCGATTAATGCCCTGGGCGAGGCCACCAAATCCAATGCCTTCACATCCGGCGGAATTCTGTATCCCTGCGCCACGGCCAACAGTAGGGATCTGCTCCAGAGCCAGCTGGTCAACGATAGCCGTCTCCTGTGGGCCACCCTAACGCCTCATGGCACCCGGCACTTCATCATCGAGAACTCGCAGGATGGGCACTACGAATCGGTGGACTATCGCGGCAAGTCGCACAGCCAGGTGTTCCGTGGCTACGAGAAGCACTCGCAGTCGTTTGTCAAG TCCTTCGACAACAATGGCTTCGTTGACTACGACTACGAGGATCCCACGCCATTGATGGACTCCTACCATGATGACATGGACTCGGGCTACCAGGAGCCGCACGAGGTGACTGGCTCCCTGAAGAGTTCGGCGATGCGAGCTGTGGAGTCACTGAACGACACCCCGACCAGCGGCGGTTCGAGCTCCAACTACCACGCCAGCGCCAATCAGATCGGCAATACCAAGTCCGTCAGCCGCAAGACGACGCTGTCACGTCGCATCAGCGATGCCTCCTCCCAGAACGGAACCTCCATGTAA
- the LOC117146700 gene encoding HIG1 domain family member 2A, mitochondrial, translated as MSNKIQVSLPEEELDWIQLRQDLGPVAEVETTKEKLQRKIKENPLVPLGCLATTAALTAGLYNFRTGNRKMSQLMMRSRIAAQGFTVMALVVGVVMTYTDKK; from the exons ATGTCGAACAAAATTCAAGTCTCGCTTCCGGAGGAGGAACTGGATTGGATACAATTGCGCCAGGACCTGGGCCCCGTTGCCGAGGTGGAAACGACCAAGGAGAAGCTGCAGCGCAAGATCAAGGAGAATCCGCTGGTTCCGTTGG GATGTTTGGCCACTACAGCGGCGCTCACAGCTGGCTTATACAACTTTCGCACTGGCAATCGCAAGATGTCGCAGCTGATGATGCGAAGTCGTATCGCGGCTCAGGGATTTACCGTTATGGCCCTAGTTGTCGGCGTCGTCATGACCTACactgataaaaaataa